A region of uncultured Desulfobacter sp. DNA encodes the following proteins:
- the wecB gene encoding UDP-N-acetylglucosamine 2-epimerase (non-hydrolyzing), translating into MIKIMLIAGARPNFMKIAPIARSFNKTDKISYKILHTGQHYDQNMSDVFFEELGIKNPDYHLGAGGGTHAQQTAKIMVEFESICEKDRPDIVVVVGDVNSTLACSIVAKKMNIKVAHVEAGLRSFDLAMPEEINRMVTDSITDLFFVTEEQGMVNLKKEGKPDSSVHFVGHVMIDNLYYQLSKLEKMPSQTFKTTEYKQQQHSRYGVVTLHRPSNVDGKGTLQAMMDSLSEISRTLPLIFPIHPRTRNNLETFGIKPAKTITLTDPLSYMEFLNLWKDCAVALTDSGGLQEETTALGIPCLTLRENTERPITVTQGTNELVGTSKEKLMANFEKIMEGNWKTGRKPDLWDGRAAERITDIILAS; encoded by the coding sequence ATGATCAAAATTATGCTGATTGCCGGGGCCCGTCCCAATTTTATGAAAATCGCTCCCATTGCCCGGTCTTTTAATAAAACCGATAAAATTAGCTATAAGATTCTGCACACCGGCCAGCATTATGACCAGAACATGAGTGATGTTTTTTTTGAAGAACTTGGCATCAAAAACCCCGATTATCATCTGGGTGCCGGGGGGGGAACCCATGCACAGCAGACAGCTAAAATTATGGTGGAATTTGAATCCATATGTGAAAAGGATCGACCTGATATAGTTGTGGTGGTTGGGGACGTGAATTCAACCCTTGCCTGTTCCATTGTTGCCAAAAAGATGAATATAAAAGTGGCACATGTTGAAGCCGGTCTGCGCAGTTTTGATCTGGCCATGCCGGAAGAAATTAATCGCATGGTCACAGATTCTATTACCGATCTTTTTTTTGTCACCGAGGAACAGGGGATGGTCAATCTCAAGAAAGAGGGGAAGCCTGATTCATCGGTGCACTTTGTAGGGCATGTAATGATTGATAATTTGTATTATCAGCTCTCAAAACTGGAAAAAATGCCTTCCCAGACATTTAAAACGACTGAATACAAACAACAACAGCACAGCAGGTATGGTGTAGTAACGCTTCACCGACCTTCAAATGTTGATGGCAAAGGTACTTTGCAGGCAATGATGGATTCCCTGTCCGAAATCTCCAGAACACTTCCCTTAATTTTTCCGATTCACCCAAGAACACGTAACAACCTTGAGACTTTTGGCATTAAACCGGCCAAAACCATTACCCTTACAGATCCGTTGTCATATATGGAATTTCTAAATCTCTGGAAAGATTGCGCAGTTGCGTTGACAGATTCCGGCGGACTTCAGGAAGAGACAACCGCCCTTGGAATTCCCTGCCTCACCTTGAGAGAAAATACGGAAAGACCCATCACCGTCACCCAAGGCACCAATGAGCTGGTTGGCACCTCAAAAGAAAAATTGATGGCCAATTTTGAAAAAATCATGGAAGGTAACTGGAAAACAGGCAGAAAACCTGACTTGTGGGATGGCCGGGCGGCCGAACGGATTACCGATATCATTCTGGCGTCCTGA
- a CDS encoding nucleotide sugar dehydrogenase produces the protein MEKDTKIAVVGLGYVGLPLAVHFGTKYLTIGFDLKQSIVDNSLVHKDPTGEVSKKEFESAIYFTPTTDANQMSDADIIVVAVPTPIDKARRPDLYPVESASRTVGKVMKRGCIVVFESTVYPGVTEDICVPILEKESGLTWKKDFHVGYSPERINPGDKEHTLTKIVKVVSGDDEQTLEKVAALYESIVTAGVHRTRTIKEAEAAKVIENTQRDLNIALMNELALIFDRLGIDTKNVLEAAGSKWNFLKFFPGLVGGHCIGVDPYYLTFKAESEGYHPEVILAGRRINDGMGKFVVEKAVKMMIASSQSVKNTKVGVLGLTFKEDCPDLRNTRVIDIIQELESYGCEVLVHDPMADPKEADQYYNVQLKPWDALTDLGALILAVPHAWYREQPLKAFSDKLNSMGGLIDVKSILDVEDVKKAGVPFWRL, from the coding sequence TTGGAAAAAGATACAAAAATAGCTGTTGTAGGGTTAGGGTATGTCGGTCTTCCTCTGGCCGTACATTTTGGTACAAAATACCTAACCATTGGATTTGATTTAAAACAATCCATTGTGGATAACAGCCTTGTCCATAAAGATCCCACCGGGGAAGTCTCAAAAAAAGAGTTTGAAAGCGCAATCTATTTTACCCCCACCACAGATGCGAACCAAATGTCCGATGCAGATATCATTGTGGTGGCGGTCCCAACACCCATAGATAAAGCAAGGAGACCAGATCTTTATCCTGTGGAAAGCGCCTCAAGAACCGTGGGAAAAGTAATGAAAAGAGGGTGTATTGTGGTATTTGAATCCACAGTATATCCCGGTGTCACAGAAGACATCTGTGTACCAATCCTGGAAAAAGAGTCTGGCCTGACCTGGAAAAAGGATTTCCATGTTGGATACTCTCCGGAAAGAATCAATCCCGGAGATAAGGAGCATACGCTTACTAAAATAGTAAAAGTGGTGTCCGGGGACGATGAACAGACCCTTGAAAAGGTGGCCGCGCTCTATGAATCCATCGTGACCGCCGGTGTTCACAGGACCCGTACCATTAAAGAGGCGGAGGCGGCTAAAGTTATTGAGAATACCCAGCGTGACTTAAACATCGCATTAATGAATGAACTGGCCCTTATATTTGACCGACTTGGCATTGACACAAAAAACGTGCTTGAGGCCGCAGGGTCTAAATGGAATTTTCTGAAGTTCTTTCCCGGCCTTGTGGGCGGTCATTGTATCGGGGTTGATCCCTACTATCTGACATTTAAAGCAGAAAGTGAAGGATATCATCCTGAAGTTATCCTGGCAGGCCGCAGAATCAACGATGGAATGGGTAAGTTTGTAGTGGAAAAAGCAGTTAAAATGATGATCGCCTCTTCTCAGTCTGTAAAAAACACCAAAGTCGGTGTTTTAGGCCTTACATTCAAAGAAGACTGCCCGGATTTAAGAAATACCCGCGTCATCGACATCATTCAGGAGCTTGAATCCTACGGCTGTGAAGTTTTGGTCCATGATCCCATGGCTGATCCAAAGGAAGCCGACCAATACTACAATGTTCAGCTAAAACCCTGGGACGCGTTAACGGATTTAGGGGCATTAATTCTGGCTGTACCCCATGCATGGTATAGAGAGCAGCCGTTGAAAGCATTCTCTGACAAATTAAATTCCATGGGCGGCCTTATTGATGTCAAAAGCATTCTGGATGTTGAAGATGTCAAAAAAGCCGGGGTCCCATTCTGGCGCTTGTAA
- a CDS encoding exosortase C-terminal domain/associated protein EpsI: MNPKHTAIIVFLFLSTAALTALFSHSERIKPNRPFSQFPIEIGSWRGVTSQMDEKVYNILGVEDYIISNFSKGPGQAVNFYVGFYQSQSKGDLIHSPKNCMPGSGWNIVQSSSIPINLPKSGKTIKIARLLLNKDGQKQVVYYWFQSRGRIISSEYMQKIWLVLDSITKNRTDGSFVRLIAPVIKNETETEVLLSQFADEVYPILNQFIPN; encoded by the coding sequence TTGAACCCTAAACACACCGCGATTATAGTATTTCTTTTTTTGTCAACAGCAGCTCTAACAGCCCTTTTTTCACACTCGGAGCGCATTAAGCCGAATCGACCCTTCAGTCAGTTTCCCATTGAAATTGGCTCCTGGCGAGGTGTAACCAGCCAAATGGACGAAAAGGTATACAATATCCTGGGGGTTGAAGACTATATCATTTCAAATTTCAGCAAAGGTCCGGGCCAGGCTGTGAATTTTTATGTGGGATTTTATCAGAGCCAGAGCAAAGGAGACCTGATCCACTCCCCCAAAAACTGTATGCCCGGTTCAGGGTGGAATATTGTACAAAGTTCTTCCATTCCCATTAACTTGCCCAAGAGTGGAAAAACAATAAAAATTGCACGTCTTCTTCTGAACAAAGATGGGCAAAAGCAAGTAGTATATTACTGGTTCCAGTCCCGGGGCCGGATTATCAGTTCAGAATACATGCAAAAAATTTGGCTGGTGCTGGATTCAATCACAAAAAACCGAACGGACGGCTCCTTTGTCCGCCTGATTGCTCCGGTCATAAAAAATGAAACCGAGACTGAAGTTCTACTATCCCAATTTGCAGATGAAGTTTACCCAATTCTCAATCAATTTATTCCAAATTAA
- a CDS encoding XrtA system polysaccharide deacetylase yields the protein MEKKPSILLTIDVEDWFQVENFKSYIDFSTWNSFELRVEKNTHRILDLLDTFSFKPQATFFILGWISRKLPDLVNQIIDRGHEVASHGDNHLLCTNMDEKNLAQDLVTSKNRLEDITGRAVYGYRAPSFAINDRILEIVKRAGYLYDSSYNSFSAHGRYGSIDLSKAIKKEGSYQLDNHFFELPVSNLHLRNKTIPFGGGGYFRLYPFSFFRQGIKNVLKKNNTFVFYAHPWEFDPNQPRVHQASKGFKFRHYINLNKTEGKLKKIIKTFTDCDFISCKQYLEITKG from the coding sequence TTGGAAAAAAAACCCTCAATACTACTGACAATTGATGTAGAAGACTGGTTCCAGGTTGAAAATTTCAAATCGTATATCGATTTTTCAACCTGGAATTCTTTTGAGCTTCGGGTGGAAAAAAATACGCACCGGATCCTTGATCTTCTGGATACCTTCTCTTTCAAACCCCAAGCCACCTTTTTTATTCTTGGCTGGATTTCACGAAAATTGCCGGATCTGGTCAATCAAATTATAGACAGAGGCCATGAAGTTGCTTCACATGGAGACAACCATCTTCTATGTACGAATATGGATGAAAAAAATCTGGCTCAGGATCTGGTGACCAGTAAAAATCGGCTTGAAGATATAACAGGACGGGCCGTTTATGGATATCGAGCCCCCAGCTTTGCCATCAACGACCGGATTCTGGAAATTGTCAAGCGAGCCGGCTACCTTTACGATTCCAGCTATAACTCTTTTTCGGCCCATGGCAGATACGGAAGCATAGATCTGTCAAAGGCCATAAAAAAGGAGGGAAGCTACCAACTGGATAATCATTTCTTCGAATTACCGGTCAGCAACCTGCACTTAAGAAATAAAACCATACCATTTGGGGGGGGCGGGTATTTCAGATTGTATCCATTCTCTTTTTTCAGACAAGGAATAAAAAATGTGCTGAAAAAAAACAACACATTTGTTTTTTATGCCCATCCATGGGAATTTGATCCAAACCAACCAAGGGTTCACCAGGCATCAAAAGGATTCAAATTCCGGCATTATATCAACCTGAACAAAACCGAAGGCAAGTTAAAGAAAATAATTAAAACATTTACTGATTGTGATTTTATTTCATGCAAACAATATCTTGAAATAACAAAAGGATAA
- a CDS encoding GNAT family N-acetyltransferase yields the protein MADDTLIEEALFEKSLEIAKSAKVSIKSTRPFANLPSETTITQQKARMLLDLPEDSDLLLAGLKAKVRSQIKKAYKNGLTSTLGSLDLLPDFYSVFRENMRDLGSPVHSRSWIHAILKHYGNRAHAAVVYTPCGEPAAAGIILCHPRAVSIPWASSLRRFNNLNPNMMLYWTFLKFAADNGYPVFDFGRSTPGEGTFRFKRQWGANPQYLHWADFKQNRQLSYSRSSVSAKRKLAESIITHLPVSVTTALGTAARKYIPL from the coding sequence TTGGCAGATGATACATTAATTGAAGAAGCATTATTTGAAAAATCATTAGAAATCGCAAAATCTGCTAAGGTGTCTATAAAATCCACCAGGCCATTTGCCAATCTTCCTTCCGAAACGACCATCACTCAACAAAAGGCAAGAATGCTTCTTGACCTTCCTGAGGATTCGGATCTACTTCTCGCCGGGTTAAAGGCAAAGGTTCGCAGTCAGATAAAAAAAGCATACAAAAACGGGCTGACATCGACCCTGGGATCGTTGGACTTGCTACCTGATTTTTATTCAGTGTTCCGTGAAAATATGAGGGATCTTGGATCTCCAGTCCACAGTAGAAGTTGGATTCATGCCATTCTCAAGCACTACGGAAACCGGGCACATGCTGCAGTTGTCTATACCCCGTGCGGGGAACCGGCTGCAGCCGGAATTATCCTGTGCCATCCCAGGGCCGTGTCCATTCCATGGGCATCGTCCCTGCGCCGGTTCAACAACCTTAATCCCAACATGATGCTATACTGGACTTTTTTAAAGTTTGCTGCAGACAATGGTTATCCGGTCTTCGATTTTGGAAGATCCACGCCTGGTGAGGGTACCTTTCGTTTTAAAAGGCAATGGGGAGCAAATCCTCAATATCTTCATTGGGCCGATTTTAAACAGAACCGCCAACTGTCCTATTCCCGGTCCTCTGTTTCAGCGAAGAGAAAACTTGCTGAATCCATTATCACGCACTTACCCGTCAGTGTCACGACAGCGTTGGGAACAGCCGCCAGGAAATACATCCCGTTATGA
- a CDS encoding glycosyltransferase has product MLTGKTILCFASGYDAPPTSKHHVMHLIAEQNIVLWINYHASRTPTTSSSDLQYMVKKLIEVIKGLKKPRKNLFVLTPLVIPLPSSAFARKLNMFLLISQIRLALKKIKKGPVQVWSFTPDIAYALGHFDEEKVVYYCVDDHAAFSGYDTAQVLKDEENLCRKSDLVITTSMVLQEKKKGWNPNTILVTHGVDFHHFNHAVTQNLLCPQELQNIPRPRLGFFGLIRDWVDVDLLWKIAQKRPDWHFVLIGDADSSIDLGKYKATTNMHFLGRKPYQALPSFCRHLDLGLIPFKINELTHAVNPIKLREYLSAGLPVVSTPMPEVKKYHPLVQIADTPQTMEKTISTLLNTGNSSEERAARVSAMSKETWQAKLSLINQFL; this is encoded by the coding sequence ATGTTAACTGGAAAAACCATTCTGTGCTTTGCAAGCGGATATGATGCCCCTCCCACCAGCAAGCACCATGTCATGCACCTGATAGCTGAACAAAATATTGTACTCTGGATAAACTACCACGCCTCCCGGACTCCCACAACCAGTTCATCCGATCTTCAATATATGGTAAAAAAGCTCATCGAAGTCATCAAGGGGCTAAAAAAACCCAGGAAAAATCTTTTTGTTTTAACCCCCTTGGTTATTCCTCTGCCAAGTTCCGCTTTTGCCAGAAAACTTAACATGTTCTTACTTATTTCTCAGATCAGGCTGGCCCTAAAAAAAATAAAAAAAGGACCGGTTCAAGTCTGGTCTTTTACTCCTGACATTGCTTATGCTCTGGGGCATTTTGATGAAGAAAAAGTGGTATATTATTGCGTGGACGACCATGCGGCCTTCTCCGGATACGATACTGCACAAGTTTTAAAAGATGAGGAAAACCTTTGCAGAAAATCAGACTTGGTCATCACCACCTCCATGGTGTTGCAGGAAAAGAAAAAAGGCTGGAACCCTAACACCATTCTTGTTACCCACGGCGTGGATTTCCATCACTTCAACCATGCGGTAACCCAAAACCTTCTCTGCCCACAAGAACTTCAAAACATCCCCCGTCCCCGTCTTGGATTCTTCGGCCTGATCCGTGACTGGGTAGACGTGGACCTACTTTGGAAGATTGCGCAAAAAAGACCGGATTGGCATTTCGTTCTGATCGGAGATGCCGACTCCAGCATAGATCTGGGCAAATACAAAGCAACCACCAACATGCATTTCCTCGGGCGCAAACCATATCAGGCCCTGCCCTCCTTTTGCCGCCATCTGGACCTTGGCCTGATTCCATTCAAAATCAATGAATTAACCCATGCCGTAAACCCTATCAAACTGCGCGAGTATCTGTCAGCCGGTTTGCCAGTTGTTTCAACTCCCATGCCTGAAGTGAAAAAATACCATCCTTTGGTACAAATTGCAGACACGCCCCAAACAATGGAAAAGACAATCTCAACCCTGCTCAACACCGGAAATTCCAGTGAAGAACGTGCTGCCCGGGTATCAGCAATGTCAAAAGAAACGTGGCAGGCAAAATTAAGTTTGATAAATCAGTTCCTATAA
- the xrt gene encoding exosortase — MKSNKIVQTVLIAAAFVVLYWSTLKDLIGDWFIDPNFSHGFLIPFVAGYMVWYRQNQLRQLPCKSSISGVFIIIFGMMVYMAGNLGAELFLMRTSIIITLAGIITFSLGTAILKALIVPLCYLIMMIPIPAIIWNKIAFPLQLFAAGISSETISMIGIPVFREGNILHLANTSLEVVDACSGIRSLTSLLALTGAFSFLSHVCLWKKWVIFLSAIPIAVAVNVVRLTITGMLAAWVGPEAAHGFLHDLSGLIVFGTALILVYLLFIVLTKIGKKTLNTTDN; from the coding sequence ATGAAATCAAATAAAATCGTTCAGACCGTTCTGATTGCCGCCGCATTTGTCGTGCTGTATTGGTCTACCTTAAAGGACCTCATAGGGGACTGGTTTATTGATCCCAACTTTTCCCATGGATTTCTTATTCCATTTGTTGCTGGGTATATGGTCTGGTATCGCCAGAATCAGTTACGCCAGCTCCCCTGCAAATCGTCAATATCAGGGGTTTTTATCATTATTTTCGGCATGATGGTATACATGGCGGGTAACCTTGGTGCGGAATTGTTTTTAATGCGAACATCCATAATCATTACTCTGGCCGGCATCATTACGTTCAGCCTTGGAACGGCTATACTCAAAGCGCTTATTGTTCCGCTGTGCTACCTAATCATGATGATTCCCATTCCAGCTATCATCTGGAATAAAATCGCTTTCCCCCTTCAGCTTTTTGCTGCCGGGATTTCTTCGGAAACAATCAGTATGATTGGCATCCCGGTCTTCAGAGAAGGAAATATCCTTCACCTGGCCAACACCTCTCTGGAAGTTGTGGATGCCTGTTCGGGAATCCGCTCTTTAACATCTCTGCTGGCCCTGACCGGCGCTTTTTCATTTTTATCCCATGTCTGCCTGTGGAAAAAATGGGTGATATTTTTATCCGCCATCCCCATTGCCGTTGCCGTAAATGTTGTCCGACTGACCATCACAGGCATGCTGGCGGCCTGGGTAGGCCCGGAAGCCGCCCATGGGTTCCTTCATGACCTGTCCGGTTTAATTGTTTTTGGCACAGCCCTTATCCTGGTCTATCTTCTATTTATTGTGTTGACGAAAATTGGAAAAAAAACCCTCAATACTACTGACAATTGA
- a CDS encoding TIGR03087 family PEP-CTERM/XrtA system glycosyltransferase — protein sequence MKILYLAHRVPYPPNKGDKIRTFNEIKWLSQNHIIDLLALADDPNDLLHKKKLKNYCNRVEVFGLNIWKSKINSLTGLIIPSRPLSVSYFYNKKLQAILDQWITVTNYDAIICFSSPMAEYLFRCPVLKKTLNPRKPLSKWSLPVLIMDFCDVDSQKWHQYAANSHFPINLIYGIESRRLFQYEKIINRTFHHSVFVSTHEVDVFTKLNKLARNLTTVSNGVDHDYFSPDARFEPVPLRKKKDQKILVFTGAMDYFANVEGVSWFCREVFPRIRKKIPGVLFYIVGSNPAPDVKALGNRQGVRVTGFVDDIRPYYQGADVCVIPLRIAAGIQNKVLEAMSMARPLVTTGKALEGIKAKPDVHILKEDDPKFFADKVIQLLNSREKRTILADNARIFIIKNYNWQTNIAALERLLPLKPAAN from the coding sequence ATGAAGATTCTTTATCTGGCTCACAGAGTTCCCTATCCCCCGAACAAAGGCGATAAGATTCGGACATTTAACGAAATAAAATGGTTAAGTCAAAACCACATAATTGATTTGCTCGCCCTGGCAGATGATCCAAACGATCTTCTTCATAAAAAAAAACTGAAAAACTATTGCAACAGAGTCGAAGTATTTGGTCTGAATATATGGAAATCCAAGATAAACAGCCTAACCGGCCTGATAATTCCTTCCAGACCCTTATCGGTCTCGTATTTTTACAATAAAAAGCTTCAGGCCATCCTGGATCAATGGATAACCGTCACAAATTATGATGCGATTATCTGCTTTTCATCCCCCATGGCTGAATATCTGTTTCGTTGTCCTGTGCTCAAAAAAACGCTTAACCCGCGCAAACCTCTGTCAAAATGGTCTCTGCCGGTCCTCATCATGGATTTTTGTGATGTGGATTCCCAGAAATGGCATCAATATGCTGCAAACAGTCATTTCCCTATAAATCTGATATATGGCATTGAAAGTCGACGACTTTTCCAATATGAAAAAATAATCAACAGAACGTTCCATCATTCGGTCTTTGTCTCAACCCATGAGGTTGATGTATTCACTAAACTGAATAAACTCGCCCGAAATCTAACCACTGTCTCCAATGGGGTTGATCATGATTATTTCTCTCCAGATGCCCGCTTTGAACCTGTTCCACTTAGGAAAAAAAAGGACCAAAAGATTCTTGTGTTTACCGGGGCCATGGATTATTTCGCAAATGTTGAAGGTGTGTCCTGGTTCTGCCGGGAAGTTTTCCCCAGGATCAGAAAAAAGATCCCGGGTGTTCTGTTTTATATTGTAGGCAGCAATCCGGCTCCGGATGTTAAAGCTCTGGGTAACCGGCAAGGAGTGCGGGTTACCGGTTTTGTGGACGACATCCGGCCATATTACCAAGGGGCTGATGTCTGCGTTATTCCTTTGCGTATTGCCGCCGGTATACAGAATAAAGTATTAGAAGCCATGTCCATGGCTCGTCCTCTTGTTACCACCGGCAAAGCCTTAGAGGGGATCAAGGCAAAACCTGACGTGCACATTTTAAAAGAAGATGATCCAAAATTTTTTGCCGATAAAGTTATCCAATTACTGAATAGTAGAGAAAAAAGAACGATTTTAGCGGACAATGCCCGGATTTTCATTATTAAAAATTACAACTGGCAGACTAATATAGCGGCTTTGGAACGATTACTGCCCTTGAAACCTGCGGCCAATTGA
- a CDS encoding polysaccharide biosynthesis/export family protein encodes MAPTDSSAAENPPVSANPDYKIGVGDVLQITTWKEEDLSFEKVFVRNDGKITVPLLDDIQAADRTTMDLKKEIEKRLAEFVEAPTVTVTLTIPGSQKYYILGEVQNVGEYPLVKKLTVVQAFALAKGFTEWASKDEIILVRRYNGKEQMIKIDYKDITKGKLEKDLQLKADDIIIVP; translated from the coding sequence ATGGCACCTACAGACTCTTCAGCAGCTGAGAATCCTCCTGTATCAGCCAATCCAGACTATAAAATAGGCGTAGGAGATGTTCTTCAGATTACAACCTGGAAAGAAGAGGACCTCAGCTTTGAGAAAGTATTCGTCCGCAATGATGGAAAAATTACTGTCCCATTGCTGGATGATATTCAGGCTGCAGATCGGACCACTATGGATCTGAAAAAGGAAATTGAAAAAAGACTGGCGGAATTTGTTGAAGCCCCTACGGTTACCGTTACTCTAACCATTCCGGGGAGTCAGAAGTATTATATCCTTGGAGAGGTCCAGAATGTTGGGGAATATCCCCTGGTAAAAAAACTGACGGTCGTCCAAGCGTTTGCCCTGGCCAAGGGATTCACCGAATGGGCCTCCAAAGACGAGATTATTTTAGTCCGAAGGTATAATGGCAAAGAACAGATGATTAAAATTGATTATAAAGACATTACCAAGGGTAAATTGGAAAAAGACCTCCAGCTCAAAGCCGATGATATCATTATAGTTCCTTAA
- a CDS encoding outer membrane beta-barrel protein, producing MTPFGMIMFKRLTAFLVCLITSASMAHAKMITQLVPSLTVSEEYKDNYYETEDDPYEEWITTYELGFSLGFIERRGQIYLAYNPAYKDYKNLDDRDGLEHNASMSALFQATKHTTLSAGIIYESGQDGNYEGESWQNSANASVNSQLTKTINASLSYDYSNSYDQQVRTGEWKEHRVHNASTGVQKAFGAQNSIGANLSYETDAYKNSDADEYTSFEPTAFLKYWFTRRDGMETNLEYIDKKYDTLSSRDYNTTAGDIRYIRKFSKQLDGYIKYRHYYSDRENGNHTIYHPSVGVDWDITEDSGISIGVGVLCNRWDNSDNEDSDDPFLDLNAYKVFNFSPKGSFSITASSSYDESDDEAASLGYVINYRAGCSFSYMLTKHLSSRLFASYKRQDYKEKDIDRQDDTYNVGGGLTWNPLRWLQLSANASHVNFETNDASRDDYKSNVVTVFIRISPEQPIRPDKTFSKEQLDNEIFDYNSQGRIID from the coding sequence ATGACACCATTTGGGATGATAATGTTCAAAAGGCTAACGGCATTTCTGGTGTGCTTAATTACTTCAGCTTCAATGGCTCATGCCAAGATGATTACCCAGTTGGTTCCAAGCTTGACAGTCTCAGAGGAATACAAGGATAACTACTATGAAACGGAGGATGATCCATATGAAGAATGGATCACAACCTATGAGCTTGGTTTTTCCCTGGGATTCATAGAGCGAAGGGGTCAGATTTATCTGGCGTATAATCCTGCGTACAAAGATTATAAAAACTTGGACGACAGGGACGGCCTGGAACATAACGCAAGCATGTCTGCTTTATTCCAGGCGACTAAACATACAACACTCAGCGCCGGCATTATCTATGAAAGCGGACAAGACGGCAACTACGAAGGGGAATCCTGGCAAAATTCCGCAAACGCATCTGTAAACAGCCAGTTAACAAAAACCATAAATGCATCTCTGTCCTATGATTACTCCAACAGCTATGATCAACAGGTAAGAACAGGCGAATGGAAAGAGCATCGTGTTCATAATGCAAGTACTGGAGTTCAGAAAGCCTTTGGGGCACAAAACAGTATAGGGGCAAACCTCTCTTATGAAACAGATGCATACAAAAACTCTGACGCCGATGAATATACAAGCTTTGAGCCTACGGCCTTTTTAAAATACTGGTTTACCCGAAGAGACGGGATGGAAACCAATCTGGAGTATATTGACAAAAAGTATGATACACTTTCCAGCCGAGACTATAATACCACTGCGGGAGATATCCGGTACATCAGAAAATTTTCGAAACAACTCGACGGGTACATCAAGTATCGTCACTATTATTCAGACCGCGAAAATGGCAATCATACTATTTATCACCCGTCAGTGGGTGTGGACTGGGATATAACAGAAGATTCAGGTATCTCGATTGGCGTGGGTGTCCTTTGTAATAGGTGGGACAACAGCGACAATGAAGATTCAGATGACCCGTTTTTAGATCTTAATGCATACAAAGTATTTAACTTCAGCCCCAAAGGGTCTTTTTCCATCACAGCAAGCAGTTCATATGACGAATCCGACGATGAAGCTGCGAGCTTGGGATATGTCATCAACTACCGGGCAGGTTGTTCCTTTAGCTATATGCTGACTAAACATCTGTCGTCACGTCTGTTTGCTTCATACAAACGTCAAGATTACAAAGAAAAAGACATTGATCGTCAGGACGATACATATAATGTGGGGGGCGGTCTGACATGGAATCCACTAAGATGGTTGCAGTTAAGTGCTAATGCCTCCCATGTCAACTTTGAAACCAATGATGCCTCACGGGACGATTACAAATCTAATGTGGTCACCGTTTTTATAAGAATATCACCGGAACAGCCAATTCGGCCGGATAAAACGTTTTCCAAAGAGCAACTCGATAATGAAATTTTTGACTATAACAGCCAGGGACGTATAATAGATTGA